In one Nicotiana tomentosiformis chromosome 6, ASM39032v3, whole genome shotgun sequence genomic region, the following are encoded:
- the LOC104094747 gene encoding uncharacterized protein isoform X1 — protein MAGKVEKVLAVLMLAMLLFSEHFMAANHEIKTTEDNSISPFCLIKCLYGCRGLPPAKAAICAAQCLFKCAVQDEANIAETKGIIGETAYNQYDVGCALGYCSEFLLNYDERRFNCCMEYCREGKMTCPVEAAP, from the exons ATGGCAGGGAAGGTTGAGAAAGTGCTTGCAGTACTGATGCTTGCAATGCTTCTGTTTTCGGAGCATTTCATGGCTGCTAATCATGAAATTAAAACAACTGAAGATAACTCTATTAGCCCTTTCTGCTTAATAAAATGTTTATATGGATGCAGGGGGTTGCCACCTGCAAAAGCAGCCATTTGTGCAGCTCAATGTTTGTTTAAGTGCGCTGTCCAAGATGAGGCCAATATAGCTGAAACTAAGGGCATAATAGGTGAGACTGCATACAACCAGTATGATGTTGGATGTGCCCTTGGCTACTGCTCTGAGTTCCTGTTGAATTATG ATGAGAGGAGGTTCAACTGCTGCATGGAATACTGTCGCGAGGGCAAAATGACCTGTCCTGTTGAGGCTGCACCTTGA